A stretch of Prunus dulcis chromosome 6, ALMONDv2, whole genome shotgun sequence DNA encodes these proteins:
- the LOC117632721 gene encoding protein MIZU-KUSSEI 1 — translation MTKIDALRRFIIPCFSPTKKTTHSAGTKKRLSTSLRDDLEDIDAAASKTHDPRDQDSQSSSPTTENDAVSTIAPLQPRPSKSMVIGTIFGHRLGHVWFCIQHDRLSTKPTLLLELSIKTHQLVNEMRFGLVRVTLECDESGRSQLATCPLHSVPLWTVHCNGRQLGFAGRRRASDKVKLMLKTMQSTTVGAGVMPTGYGLESDSGQEVMYMRANYEHVVGSADSESFHLINPDQYPGQELSVFLLRSKHS, via the coding sequence ATGACCAAGATCGACGCCCTCCGTCGATTTATCATCCCCTGCTTCTCCCCCACCAAGAAAACAACCCACTCCGCCGGCACCAAGAAACGCCTGAGCACTTCCCTGCGCGACGACCTCGAGGACATTGACGCCGCCGCCTCCAAAACCCACGACCCACGAGACCAAGATTCGCAGTCTTCCTCACCCACAACCGAGAATGACGCCGTCTCGACAATCGCGCCCCTGCAGCCTCGTCCCTCGAAATCCATGGTCATTGGCACCATCTTCGGTCACCGCCTCGGCCACGTGTGGTTCTGCATCCAGCATGACCGCCTCTCCACCAAACCCACCCTCCTCCTCGAGCTCTCCATCAAGACCCACCAGCTCGTCAACGAGATGCGATTCGGCCTCGTCCGCGTAACCCTCGAGTGCGACGAGTCGGGCCGGTCCCAGCTCGCCACGTGTCCGCTCCATTCCGTCCCGCTCTGGACCGTCCACTGCAACGGCCGCCAACTCGGGTTCGCGGGGAGGAGGAGAGCGAGCGATAAGGTGAAATTGATGCTGAAGACGATGCAGTCGACGACGGTCGGCGCCGGGGTTATGCCGACCGGGTACGGGTTGGAGTCGGATTCGGGTCAGGAGGTGATGTATATGAGGGCTAACTATGAGCACGTGGTGGGGAGCGCTGACTCGGAGTCGTTTCATCTGATTAACCCGGATCAGTACCCGGGTCAAGAACTGAGTGTCTTCTTGCTTAGGTCCAAGCACTCATGA
- the LOC117630520 gene encoding dynein light chain LC6, flagellar outer arm-like → MLEGKAVVRETDMPHAMQSHAMELAYKALDLHEVSDCRSIAHHIKQKFDEAYGSAWHCVVGKNFGSCITHLCGTFIFFHVEMMEFLIFKDGKDSTESREEAIGVLQTESQDSDDA, encoded by the exons ATGCTGGAAGGAAAAGCTGTGGTGCGAGAAACAGATATGCCACATGCCATGCAGAGCCATGCCATGGAGTTGGCTTACAAGGCTCTTGATCTCCATGAAGTTTCTGACTGTAGATCCATTGCTCACCATATCAAACAg AAGTTTGATGAAGCTTATGGCTCTGCCTGGCACTGTGTGGTTGGCAAAAACTTTGGATCTTGCATCACACATTTGTGTGGgactttcattttcttccatgTGGAGATGATGGAGTTTCTCATATTCAAGGATGGCAAAGACTCTACTGAAAGCAGGGAAGAAGCTATTGGTGTGCTGCAGACGGAAAGCCAAGATAGTGATGATGCATAA
- the LOC117630519 gene encoding protein NRT1/ PTR FAMILY 2.8: protein MSLVANLVMYLHTKYNLDNVVSANVFNIWSGSCNIAPLFGAFVADTYVGKFYTLLFSSIASLLGMGTLTLTAGLHELTPSACKGQTECPQPNAWQLAVLYSGLGLLVVGSGGLRPCNIAFGADQFDTKTEKGRAQLDSFCNWWYLLFTVALLIALTGVVYIQTNVSWILGFSIPTACFGLSIIIFLLGTKLYIRIKPQGSVFTDIIKVVVATCRKYGSNAGQTSGKLFYDPPPIGSESQTAACTDRLKFIDKAAMIMDPSEVDSQGKPTNGWRLCSVQQVEQLKSVVWILPVWITGIFCFIGMNQMNSFGIFQAIQMNKAIGPKFQIPPAWMGLAPMIALSIWIIIYESLYIPQMQKRNKNESGRLTMEQRFKIGIVMSVLCMVVAGLTEMKRRNSALKHGTFESPITVALLVPQFALSGLIEAFAAIALMELLTVQWPQSMRTFAGAVFFLSLSMASYLTSLLITIVKKVSGLNGNSSWLGGNDLNKNRLDYYYYTIAGLGVLNFVYFHFYARHYLSDAAAVENSENQVNSDTEKGCRSRDTERGL from the exons ATGAGCTTGGTTGCAAATTTGGTGATGTATCTGCATACAAAGTACAACTTGGATAATGTAGTTTCGGCTAATGTGTTCAACATCTGGTCTGGTTCGTGCAACATTGCACCGTTGTTTGGTGCTTTCGTTGCTGACACTTACGTTGGAAAGTTCTATACTCTTCTCTTTAGCTCAATAGCATCCCTCCTG GGAATGGGGACCCTGACCTTAACTGCAGGTTTACACGAATTAACTCCCTCTGCCTGCAAAGGACAAACCGAATGCCCACAACCTAATGCTTGGCAGCTAGCCGTCCTCTATTCGGGTCTCGGGTTGCTAGTTGTTGGATCTGGAGGCCTTAGACCATGCAACATTGCCTTTGGAGCTGATCAGTTTGACACCAAAACAGAGAAAGGAAGAGCACAGCTAGACAGCTTTTGCAATTGGTGGTACCTCCTGTTCACCGTAGCCCTCCTCATAGCTCTCACCGGAGTAGTCTATATTCAGACCAATGTCAGctggattttgggtttttccatACCAACTGCCTGCTTTGGTCTCTCCATAATAATTTTCTTGCTTGGAACCAAGTTGTACATACGCATAAAGCCCCAAGGAAGCGTCTTCACCGACATTATCAAGGTTGTAGTAGCTACCTGCAGAAAATATGGTTCTAATGCAGGACAAACTTCAGGGAAGTTGTTTTATGATCCTCCTCCAATTGGATCAGAGTCTCAGACGGCAGCTTGCACGGACAGACTCAAGTTCATTGATAAGGCTGCTATGATAATGGACCCTAGTGAAGTGGACAGCCAAGGCAAGCCTACAAATGGATGGAGATTATGCAGTGTGCAGCAAGTTGAGCAACTAAAATCTGTGGTGTGGATATTGCCTGTTTGGATAACTggaattttttgtttcatagGCATGAACCAAATGAATTCTTTTGGGATCTTTCAAGCAATTCAGATGAACAAAGCAATTGGACCCAAATTCCAAATTCCACCAGCCTGGATGGGGCTAGCACCAATGATTGCACTTTCAATATGGATCATCATATACGAGAGCCTCTACATTCCTCAAATGCAGAAAAGGAACAAGAATGAAAGCGGAAGGTTGACAATGGAGCAGAGGTTTAAGATTGGCATTGTGATGTCAGTTCTGTGCATGGTGGTGGCCGGACTTACTGAGATGAAGCGCCGGAACTCAGCTCTGAAGCACGGGACTTTCGAGTCACCTATAACGGTTGCATTGCTCGTGCCACAATTCGCATTATCTGGTCTGATTGAAGCTTTTGCTGCAATTGCCTTGATGGAACTACTTACCGTGCAGTGGCCACAGAGCATGAGGACTTTTGCTGGGGCAGTCTTCTTTCTCAGCTTGTCCATGGCAAGCTACCTAACCTCCCTTCTCATCACAATCGTCAAAAAAGTGAGTGGCTTGAATGGCAATTCATCATGGTTGGGTGGCAATGATCTTAACAAGAATAGGCTTGATTACTACTATTACACCATAGCCGGCCTCGGGGTCCTAAATTTTGTGTATTTCCATTTCTATGCCCGCCATTATCTATCCGATGCAGCAGCTGTTGAAAATTCTGAAAACCAAGTTAACTCTGACACTGAAAAGGGTTGTAGGTCCAGAGACACTGAAAGGGGGTTGTAG
- the LOC117633027 gene encoding protein RETICULATA, chloroplastic, with protein MAGCSSSFGISNVVTLRNEVVLRKMWSQNLIFDGVRFRNDAKEVALPVFCRNNRFRHGVNSFSVKKDRNFMVMSMSQPQAESHSELGAVTVSNEGADVILGKETRILENEYRSKTENGVLDGSGGDGKYTNGRGGGGGGGGDDDGDDKEEEEFGPLMKFEEVMKETEARGASLPSDMIEAAKSVGIRKVLLLRYLDLQGSAWPIGFLMKSCSMLRDRMLADPSFLFKIGTEIVIDSCCATFAEVQKRGKDFWAEFELYVADLLVGVVVNVALVGMLAPYARIGQPSLSKGFLGRLQHSYGALPSSVFEAERPGCRYSVNQRIATYFFKGILYGTVGFGCGIIGQGIANLIMTAKRSVKKSEEDIPVPPLIKSAVLWGVFLAFSSNTRYQIINGLERLVEASPMAKQIPPVALAFTVGVRFANNIYGGMQFVDWARWSGVQ; from the exons ATGGCGGGTTGTTCTTCGAGCTTTGGAATATCGAATGTTGTAACCCTGCGGAACGAGGTCGTTTTGAGGAAGATGTGGAgccaaaatttgatttttgatgGCGTAAGGTTTAGGAATGATGCAAAGGAGGTAGCTTTGCCAGTTTTCTGTAGGAACAATCGCTTTAGACATGGGGTCAATTCCTTTTCGGTGAAGAAAGACCGGAATTTTATGGTCATGAGTATGTCTCAGCCTCAGGCTGAATCACACTCTGAGTTGGGAGCAGTAACGGTTTCAAATGAGGGAGCTGATGTTATTTTAGGAAAGGAAACGAGGATTTTGGAGAACGAGTATAGATCAAAAACCGAGAATGGTGTGCTTGAtggtagtggtggtgatggGAAATACACGAATGGTAGAGGAGGagggggtggtggtggtggtgacgaTGATGGGGatgataaagaagaagaagagtttgGGCCACTTATGAAATTTGAAGAGGTTATGAAAGAGACAGAGGCTCGAGGGGCCAGTCTTCCCTCGGATATGATAGAGGCTGCCAAGAGTGTGGGAATTAGAAAAGTGCTTCTCCTTAGATATCTGGATTTGCAG GGGTCAGCCTGGCCTATAGGCTTTTTAATGAAGTCATGCTCTATGCTTCGTGATCGAATGCTAGCCGATCCGTCATTTCTCTTCAAAATTGGAACAGAG ATAGTCATTGATTCTTGTTGTGCTACATTTGCGGAAGTTCAAAAGAGGGGCAAAGATTTCTGGGCAGAATTTGAGCTGTATGTTGCAGATCTTTTGGTTGGGGTGGTGGTTAATGTTGCTTTGGTTGGGATGTTGGCACCCTATGCTCGTATTGGGCAACCATCATTATCAAAAGGGTTCCTTGGGCGCTTGCAGCATTCTTATGGAGCTCTCCCTAGCAG TGTATTTGAAGCTGAAAGGCCAGGGTGTAGATATTCTGTGAATCAGAGAATTGCAACTTACTTTTTTAAG GGCATCTTGTATGGCACAGTAGGCTTTGGATGTGGTATCATTGGACAGGGAATTGCAAACTTAATCATGACTGCCAAGCG GAGCGTGAAGAAATCAGAAGAGGACATACCCGTGCCACCTCTAATTAAGAGTGCAGTTCTTTGGG GTGTTTTCCTTGCTTTCTCTTCCAACACCCGATATCAGATCATCAATGGACTTGAACGCTTGGTAGAGGCATCGCCTATGGCAAAGCAGATCCCGCCCGTCGCATTGGCTTTCACGGTTGGTGTACGATTTGCCAACAACATCTATGGTGGAATGCAGTTCGTGGACTGGGCTAGATGGAGTGGGGTTCAATAA